One window from the genome of Cucumis melo cultivar AY chromosome 12, USDA_Cmelo_AY_1.0, whole genome shotgun sequence encodes:
- the LOC103484512 gene encoding thylakoid lumenal 17.9 kDa protein, chloroplastic: protein MSSLQFRPLLVSPWKKKDNNNNKNQYHSPVSVPSMSALQNVNHKPIFLSHLLSFALSITLTSPFPSVAIPSLNSLSSPLSPTTPFSQSKNLPTGLENGKIMPCPSTNPSCVSTNPKSSSFAFPLNIPDNFSGNPIQKLQEAILETQRNPKIQMVEDTPYGQYLEAEVDGNFGRDVIEFLVKGDVAAYRIMATKVTYVYPFTTALGDSKGQEERMRKIIDQLHWYSPTFDSMDD from the exons ATGAGTTCGCTCCAATTTCGCCCTCTACTGGTTTCGCCATGGAAGAAGAaggacaacaacaacaacaagaaccaGTACCACTCCCCAGTCTCTGTTCCTTCCATGTCCGCTCTTCAAAATGTAAATCACAAGCCCATTTTCCTCTCTCATCTCCTTTCTTTCGCCCTCTCCATAACCCTAACCTCACCATTTCCTTCTGTCGCAATCCCTTCTCTTAACTCCCTCTCCTCTCCACTTTCTCCCACCACTCCATTTTCTCAATCCAAGAACCTACCAACCGGACTGGAAAATGG GAAAATTATGCCCTGCCCATCAACCAATCCCTCTTGTGTTTCCACAAATCCCAAATCATCTTCTTTTGCTTTCCCTTTAAACATTCCTGATAATTTCAGTGGGAATCCAATTCAG AAACTGCAAGAAGCAATCCTTGAAACACAGAGGAATCCAAAAATTCAGATGGTGGAAGATACGCCATATG GTCAATATTTAGAAGCTGAAGTAGATGGGAACTTTGGTCGAGATGTGATTGAGTTTCTGGTGAAAGGAGATGTGGCCGCATACAGAATCATGGCTACAAAAGTGACTTATGTGTATCCTTTCACAACTGCTTTAGGGGATTCCAAAGGACAGGAAGAACGAATGAGGAAGATCATAGACCAGTTGCATTGGTATTCTCCAACCTTCGATTCCATGGATGACTAA
- the LOC103484495 gene encoding uncharacterized protein LOC103484495, producing the protein MEGESQESNNASEAKPADVFRPSSMGVKKALTMIPPHIIAEAISTLTGLDLRWSGPITPAERQYVEQYVLAKYPQYAGLDGEKIDLSCLCIDEEPTDQIMADDWRKSPRNIPRESSTPSFGSNLPNLEGTQLEPSRLLDILNKKSSFPGSFISIPEIQAQNKVLKHCGLPDEEYLVLFTPSYRQAMMLVGEAYPFFRGNYYMTVIREEHDCIKEFASFKESKVIEAPETWLDLRIKGSQLSQYFRRKCKHSPKGLFSYPADVNGTRYSLHWVSEAHRNSWHVLLDATAFVVGGERLNPLLHRPDFVLCSLDNTHANPSRIICLLIRKKSFDTTMASTQAAE; encoded by the exons ATGGAAGGTGAAAGTCAAGAATCCAACAATGCCTCAGAAGCAAAGCCAGCAGATGTTTTCAGGCCAAGTAGCATGGGGGTCAAG AAAGCACTTACGATGATACCTCCTCATATCATAGCCGAGGCAATTTCGACCCTTACTGGCCTTGATCTCAGATGGTCAGGTCCTATAACACCTGCAGAAAGGCAATATGTAGAACAATATGTATTGGCCAAGTACCCACAGTATGCAGGGCTAGATGGAGAAAAGATAGATCTCTCTTGTCTTTGCATCGATGAGGAGCCAACAGATCAAATCATGGCTGACGATTGGCGAAAGTCGCCTAGAAATATTCCGAGAGAGTCTTCGACACCATCCTTTGGAAGCAATCTACCTAACTTGGAGGGTACCCAATTGGAACCATCAAGATTGTTAGACATTCTCAACAAGAAGTCTTCATTTCCTGGGAGTTTCATCTCTATCCCAGAAATTCAAGCTCAAAACAAAGTTCTAAAGCACTGTGGATTGCCTGATGAAGAGTACCTTGTTTTGTTCACTCCAAGCTATAGGCAGGCCATGATGCTAGTAGGAGAAGCCTATCCATTTTTCAGAGGAAACTACTACATGACAGTTATAAGAGAAGAACATGATTGCATTAAAGAGTTTGCTAGTTTCAAGGAATCCAAAGTGATAGAAGCGCCAGAAACTTGGTTGGATTTGAGGATTAAAGGATCTCAACTTAGTCAGTACTTCAGAAGGAAGTGCAAGCACAGTCCTAAAGGGTTGTTTTCTTATCCAGCTGACGTAAATGGGACTCGATACTCACTGCATTGGGTTTCGGAGGCTCACAGGAACTCTTGGCACGTCCTTCTAGACGCAACTGCATTTGTTGTTGGTGGGGAACGGTTAAACCCTCTTCTACACAGGCCTGACTTTGTGTTGTGTAGTCTTGACAATACACATGCAAATCCCTCAAGAATCATTTGTCTTTTAATCAGGAAGAAATCCTTTGATACTACAATGGCATCAACTCAAGCAGCTGAATGA
- the LOC103484504 gene encoding protein transport protein Sec61 subunit gamma, whose amino-acid sequence MDAVDSVVDPLREFAKDSVRLVKRCHKPDRKEFTKVAVRTAIGFVVMGFVGFFVKLIFIPINNIIVGSG is encoded by the exons ATGGATGCCGTAGATTCAGTCGTTGATCCTCTCAGAGAGTTCGCCAAGGACAGCGTTCGCCTCGTTAAGAGATGTCACAAACCGGATCGCAAGG AATTCACCAAGGTTGCCGTTCGTACCGCTATTGGCTTCGTTGTGATGGGATTTGTAGGGTTCTTTGTCAAGCTAATCTTCATTCCGATCAACAATATCATTGTCGGATCTGGTTAG
- the LOC127144301 gene encoding uncharacterized protein LOC127144301 isoform X2, whose protein sequence is MANIGMFERFLLLVNMGKTRRNESSCALLSVIMPYQELLLPMILAKISLYVVFICCCGKHLKSYWELLSSISWIQVSTELEEASNVEYAIRKKKKTTPTFWLTFIQNLLQNNKDGSSYVC, encoded by the exons ATGGCCAACATTGGG ATGTTTGAGAGATTCCTTTTGCTTGTGAATATGGGAAAAACTCGACGGAACGAGAGCAGTTGTGCTTTGTTGAGCGTGATCATGCCTTATCAAGAGCTTCTCTTGCCAATGATTCTTGCCAAGATCAGTTTATATGTTGTGTTCATCTGCTGCTGTG GAAAACATTTGAAGAGTTATTGGGAGCTTCTATCATCAATCTCATGGATTCAGGTTTCTACAGAGTTGGAAGAAGCATCAAATGTTGAATATGcaattaggaaaaagaaaaaaacaactcCTACGTTTTGGCtaacatttatacaaaacttgtTACAAAACAATAAAGATGGTAGTTCATATGTATGCTAA
- the LOC127144301 gene encoding uncharacterized protein LOC127144301 isoform X1, protein MLYNTDMAMFERFLLLVNMGKTRRNESSCALLSVIMPYQELLLPMILAKISLYVVFICCCGKHLKSYWELLSSISWIQVSTELEEASNVEYAIRKKKKTTPTFWLTFIQNLLQNNKDGSSYVC, encoded by the exons ATGCTATACAACACAGACATGGCG ATGTTTGAGAGATTCCTTTTGCTTGTGAATATGGGAAAAACTCGACGGAACGAGAGCAGTTGTGCTTTGTTGAGCGTGATCATGCCTTATCAAGAGCTTCTCTTGCCAATGATTCTTGCCAAGATCAGTTTATATGTTGTGTTCATCTGCTGCTGTG GAAAACATTTGAAGAGTTATTGGGAGCTTCTATCATCAATCTCATGGATTCAGGTTTCTACAGAGTTGGAAGAAGCATCAAATGTTGAATATGcaattaggaaaaagaaaaaaacaactcCTACGTTTTGGCtaacatttatacaaaacttgtTACAAAACAATAAAGATGGTAGTTCATATGTATGCTAA